A stretch of the Flavobacterium sp. 5 genome encodes the following:
- a CDS encoding 1-acyl-sn-glycerol-3-phosphate acyltransferase codes for MKSIKKILWSVWRVWFYIVMLIPILVMLPFLVASILTVSGYPYFFKMSRVWAKCVLFGMGFYYKVEKVQKLDRKKSYMFVANHTSMTDIMLMLAVVDNPFVFVGKMSLAKIPLFGFFYKRTSILVDRSSSKSRMEVFDEAQKRIDRGLSICIFPEGGVPHDESIILDTFKDGAFRLAAEHHLPIVPLVFPDNKKRLSYTFYSGSPGLMRAKMLPPVESVSETGESLDRKELREQVRKIIFDELMEFQKIDASKSK; via the coding sequence ATGAAAAGTATAAAAAAAATATTATGGTCCGTTTGGCGGGTGTGGTTTTACATTGTAATGCTCATTCCTATTCTTGTTATGCTACCATTTTTGGTTGCTTCTATATTGACCGTTAGCGGATATCCATATTTTTTTAAAATGTCTCGCGTTTGGGCGAAATGTGTTCTTTTTGGAATGGGCTTCTATTATAAGGTAGAAAAAGTTCAAAAGTTAGATCGTAAAAAGAGTTACATGTTTGTGGCCAATCATACTTCGATGACCGATATTATGCTAATGCTTGCGGTTGTAGATAATCCTTTTGTCTTTGTTGGAAAAATGTCTTTGGCCAAAATTCCTCTGTTTGGTTTCTTCTACAAAAGAACGAGTATATTGGTTGATAGAAGTTCTTCGAAAAGTAGAATGGAAGTGTTCGATGAAGCTCAAAAAAGAATTGATAGAGGTCTTAGTATTTGTATTTTTCCCGAAGGAGGAGTTCCGCATGATGAGTCTATTATATTAGATACTTTCAAAGACGGTGCTTTCCGTTTAGCAGCCGAACATCATTTACCCATAGTACCTCTCGTTTTTCCAGACAATAAAAAAAGATTATCCTATACCTTTTATAGTGGAAGTCCCGGATTGATGCGGGCAAAAATGTTACCTCCTGTTGAAAGTGTTTCTGAAACTGGAGAGTCATTAGATCGAAAAGAATTGCGTGAGCAGGTTCGAAAAATAATATTTGATGAATTGATGGAGTTTCAAAAGATAGATGCTTCTAAATCCAAATAA
- the recA gene encoding recombinase RecA, whose protein sequence is MKEKVSSEKVGSEKEAKLKALQLTLDKLDKTYGKGTVMKMGDKAIVEVETISSGSLGVDLALGVGGYPKGRIIEIYGPESSGKTTLTLHAIAEAQKAGGIAAFIDAEHAFDRNYAEKLGVDIENLIISQPDNGEQALEIAENLIRSGAIDIVVIDSVAALTPKSEIEGEMGDSKMGLHARLMSQALRKLTGTISKTNCTVFFINQLREKIGVMFGNPETTTGGNALKFYASVRLDIRRSTQIKDGDNVLGNRTKVKIVKNKVAPPFKVAEFDIMYGEGVSKTGEILDLAVEFEIIKKSGSWFSYGETKLGQGRDAVKSLIKDNPELADELEVKIKSHIKELADA, encoded by the coding sequence ATGAAAGAAAAAGTTAGTTCAGAAAAAGTCGGTTCAGAAAAAGAAGCTAAGTTAAAAGCATTACAACTTACTCTTGACAAATTGGACAAGACCTACGGAAAAGGAACTGTAATGAAAATGGGGGATAAAGCCATTGTGGAAGTAGAAACAATTTCATCTGGTTCATTGGGAGTTGATTTAGCTTTGGGAGTTGGCGGTTATCCAAAAGGAAGAATTATCGAGATATACGGACCAGAATCATCTGGTAAAACAACTTTGACTTTACACGCTATTGCTGAAGCTCAAAAAGCGGGAGGAATTGCTGCTTTTATAGATGCTGAGCATGCATTTGATAGAAATTATGCTGAAAAATTAGGCGTTGATATTGAAAACTTAATCATTTCACAACCTGATAACGGTGAACAAGCATTAGAGATTGCTGAAAACTTAATTCGTTCGGGAGCAATTGATATTGTGGTTATTGACTCGGTTGCAGCATTGACACCAAAAAGTGAAATTGAAGGTGAAATGGGAGATTCTAAAATGGGTCTTCATGCACGTTTAATGTCACAAGCTTTACGTAAATTAACAGGAACGATTAGCAAAACAAATTGTACAGTTTTCTTCATTAACCAGTTGAGAGAGAAAATTGGGGTAATGTTCGGAAATCCTGAAACGACCACGGGTGGTAATGCATTGAAGTTTTACGCTTCGGTACGTTTGGATATTCGTCGTTCTACTCAAATTAAAGATGGTGATAATGTATTGGGTAACCGTACCAAAGTTAAAATCGTTAAAAATAAAGTAGCACCACCATTTAAAGTTGCAGAGTTTGATATCATGTATGGTGAAGGTGTTTCAAAAACAGGAGAGATATTAGACCTTGCCGTTGAATTTGAAATTATCAAAAAATCAGGTTCTTGGTTTAGCTATGGAGAAACAAAATTAGGTCAAGGGCGTGATGCTGTTAAATCATTAATTAAAGACAACCCAGAATTGGCAGATGAACTTGAAGTGAAAATCAAAAGTCACATTAAAGAATTGGCTGACGCATAA
- the trpS gene encoding tryptophan--tRNA ligase, with amino-acid sequence MAKILTGVQSTGTPHLGNLLGAIIPAIELSNKPENESFLFIADLHSITQIKNGVELRANTYSTAAAWLACGLNTDKVIFYRQSDVAQTAELTWYLSCFFPFQRLTLAHSFKDKADRLDDVNAGLFSYPMLMAADILLYDAEFVPVGKDQLQHLEITRDVASRFNHQMGETFVIPEAKIQEDSMLIPGTNGGKMSKSANNFINIFLDDKALRKQIMSIETDSTPLEEPKNPDTCNCFTLYKLLANEEQIEAMRANYLGGNYGYGHAKQALFELIVEKFKTEREKYNYYINNLPEVDALLKKGSAKATVIANGVLARVREKLGFEV; translated from the coding sequence ATGGCAAAAATACTTACAGGCGTTCAAAGTACAGGTACTCCACACTTGGGTAACTTATTAGGCGCAATTATTCCTGCAATCGAATTATCTAATAAACCAGAAAACGAATCTTTTCTTTTTATTGCCGATCTGCATTCTATTACACAAATAAAAAATGGTGTAGAATTAAGAGCCAACACCTATAGTACAGCAGCGGCTTGGCTAGCTTGTGGGTTGAATACTGATAAAGTGATTTTTTACCGTCAATCAGATGTGGCACAAACAGCAGAATTAACTTGGTATTTGAGTTGTTTTTTTCCATTTCAGCGCTTGACATTAGCACACTCTTTCAAAGACAAAGCAGATCGTTTGGACGATGTGAATGCTGGTTTGTTTTCGTATCCAATGCTAATGGCTGCAGATATTCTTTTATATGATGCAGAATTTGTACCTGTTGGAAAAGACCAATTACAGCATTTAGAAATTACTCGTGATGTTGCTTCACGTTTCAACCACCAAATGGGGGAAACTTTTGTTATTCCAGAAGCCAAAATTCAAGAAGATAGCATGTTGATTCCTGGAACCAATGGTGGCAAAATGAGTAAGTCAGCCAATAACTTTATCAATATTTTCTTGGACGATAAAGCGTTGCGCAAACAAATCATGAGTATTGAAACGGATAGTACTCCGCTTGAAGAACCAAAAAATCCAGATACTTGTAATTGCTTTACACTTTATAAATTACTTGCAAATGAAGAGCAAATTGAAGCCATGAGAGCAAATTACTTAGGTGGAAATTATGGATACGGTCATGCGAAGCAAGCTTTGTTTGAATTGATTGTAGAAAAATTTAAAACTGAAAGAGAAAAATACAACTACTACATCAACAATCTTCCTGAAGTTGATGCCTTATTGAAAAAAGGTTCTGCAAAAGCAACTGTTATCGCTAATGGTGTTTTGGCTAGAGTAAGAGAGAAATTAGGATTTGAAGTTTAA
- a CDS encoding FAD-binding and (Fe-S)-binding domain-containing protein, producing MNLENLEKQLDGKLLYDHTMRTLYATDASAYKEMPLAVAIPKTKEDIQKIIAFARENKSSVIPRAAGTSLAGQVVGNGIVVDISQQFTKILSVDAVEKSAWVEPGVIRDELNLHLKPYKLFFGPETSTSNRCMIGGMVGNNACGARSVIYGSTREHLLEIKGFLADGNEVTFGALTNAEFEDKCNGINVVSPLEQNIYLQAKEILGSASNRVLFDENYPKKSIPRRNTGYALDLLADSQPFGDPNEKFNFCKLIAGSEGTLFFSTAIKLNLVDALKPFAALVCVHHNSINESLKANLEALKFKPDSVELIDHYILECTKENIEQSKNRFFVEGDPQAILVVEFLRDTQEEILQLAKDMEALMRSKGLGYHFPIVFGEDTNKVWNLRKAGLGLLSNIPGDAKAVAVIEDTAVDVNDLPAFIEDFNAVLKERNLSCVHYAHAATGELHLRPIIDLKAKDGAALFRTIATDIAHLVKKYKGSLSGEHGDGRLRGEFIPLMLGEEIYQLFIQVKNTWDPWGIFNPGKIVNTPPMDSSLRYTPGQETPMPDTYFDFSEHNGIVRAAEMCNGSGDCRKTEKSGGTMCPSYMATRDEKHTTRARANILRETITNSTKENKFDDEGLLEVLDLCLSCKGCKSECPSNVDMAKLKAETLQQYHDKNGVKFRSKLIGNTPKLNQLFASVPWLYNFGSTGIIGNIMKRSTGFATERSLPLMHKVTFAKWFKNYRQTGNFIQGKVYLYNDEFMNFFDVEIGQTAVKLFNRLGYEVVVPEIGISGRTYLSKGMLKEAREIAEKNIQAFAKEMPENAILVGIEPSAILSFRDEYPDLCRGEWKEKAKAFSSRAMLIEEFLAQELDANRITSASFTENTERVRMHGHCFQKALSSLVPLKKILMLPQNYTVLNIPSGCCGMAGSFGYEKEHYDISMKIGELVLFPTIRAEEQATLISASGTSCRHQISDGTSRKAFHPVEILFKALK from the coding sequence ATGAACCTTGAAAATCTTGAAAAGCAATTAGATGGAAAATTATTGTACGACCACACCATGCGTACACTTTATGCCACTGATGCAAGTGCCTACAAAGAAATGCCATTGGCAGTAGCCATTCCAAAAACCAAGGAAGACATACAAAAAATCATTGCTTTTGCCAGAGAAAACAAAAGCAGTGTCATTCCACGTGCTGCGGGAACTTCACTTGCAGGACAAGTAGTTGGAAACGGAATTGTAGTTGATATTTCGCAACAATTCACCAAAATACTTTCGGTTGATGCAGTCGAAAAATCGGCTTGGGTTGAACCAGGTGTGATTCGTGACGAACTGAATCTTCATTTAAAACCTTATAAATTGTTTTTCGGACCCGAAACCTCAACCAGTAACCGTTGTATGATTGGCGGAATGGTCGGAAACAATGCCTGTGGTGCGAGATCTGTTATTTACGGTTCGACTCGTGAGCATTTATTGGAAATTAAAGGATTCTTGGCGGATGGAAATGAAGTGACTTTTGGCGCTTTGACCAATGCTGAATTCGAAGACAAATGCAACGGAATAAATGTAGTAAGTCCTTTGGAACAAAACATTTATTTGCAAGCCAAAGAAATTTTAGGTTCAGCATCTAACAGAGTTTTGTTTGATGAAAATTATCCAAAGAAATCAATTCCAAGAAGAAATACAGGATATGCGTTAGATTTATTGGCCGATAGCCAGCCTTTTGGTGATCCAAATGAGAAATTCAATTTCTGTAAATTAATTGCAGGTTCAGAAGGAACATTGTTCTTTTCGACAGCGATTAAATTGAATTTAGTTGATGCTTTAAAACCATTCGCCGCTTTGGTTTGTGTTCATCATAACAGCATCAATGAATCATTAAAAGCCAATTTAGAAGCTTTGAAATTCAAACCGGACAGTGTTGAGTTGATTGACCATTATATATTAGAATGTACCAAAGAAAATATTGAGCAAAGCAAAAACAGATTTTTTGTTGAAGGCGATCCTCAGGCTATTCTTGTTGTTGAGTTTTTGAGAGATACGCAAGAAGAAATTCTGCAACTTGCTAAAGATATGGAAGCATTAATGCGTTCCAAAGGTTTAGGTTACCACTTCCCGATTGTTTTTGGGGAAGACACTAATAAAGTTTGGAATCTTAGAAAAGCAGGTTTAGGATTATTATCTAATATACCTGGTGATGCCAAAGCAGTTGCCGTTATCGAAGATACAGCAGTTGATGTAAATGATTTACCCGCTTTTATTGAAGATTTCAATGCGGTTTTAAAAGAAAGAAATCTAAGTTGTGTGCATTACGCGCACGCTGCGACTGGAGAATTGCACCTTCGCCCTATCATTGACTTAAAAGCAAAAGATGGAGCGGCTCTTTTTAGAACTATCGCTACCGATATTGCACATTTAGTAAAAAAATACAAAGGTTCATTGAGTGGAGAACACGGAGACGGAAGACTTCGTGGCGAATTTATTCCATTGATGTTGGGAGAAGAAATTTACCAATTGTTTATCCAGGTTAAAAACACTTGGGATCCGTGGGGAATTTTTAATCCAGGCAAAATTGTGAATACGCCTCCAATGGATTCTAGCCTACGATATACTCCTGGGCAAGAAACTCCAATGCCGGATACTTATTTTGATTTCTCTGAGCATAACGGAATTGTTCGTGCAGCAGAAATGTGTAACGGTTCTGGAGACTGTAGAAAAACAGAGAAAAGTGGTGGAACGATGTGTCCAAGTTATATGGCAACCCGTGATGAAAAACACACCACTCGTGCCAGAGCTAACATCCTGAGAGAAACCATTACCAACTCTACCAAAGAGAATAAATTTGACGACGAAGGTTTACTGGAAGTTCTTGATTTATGCTTGAGTTGCAAAGGATGTAAATCCGAATGTCCTTCAAATGTGGATATGGCAAAGCTAAAAGCCGAAACCTTACAACAATACCATGATAAAAATGGCGTAAAATTCCGTTCGAAACTAATTGGTAATACTCCAAAACTGAATCAATTGTTTGCTTCTGTACCGTGGTTGTATAATTTTGGTTCTACCGGAATCATAGGAAACATCATGAAACGTTCTACTGGTTTTGCAACAGAAAGGTCATTACCACTAATGCATAAAGTTACGTTTGCCAAATGGTTTAAAAACTATAGACAAACTGGGAATTTCATTCAAGGGAAAGTCTATTTGTACAACGATGAATTTATGAATTTCTTCGATGTTGAAATTGGTCAGACTGCTGTGAAGTTGTTCAACCGTTTGGGTTATGAAGTGGTTGTTCCAGAAATCGGAATCAGTGGAAGAACGTATCTTTCTAAAGGAATGCTGAAAGAAGCCAGAGAAATTGCCGAAAAGAATATTCAGGCTTTCGCCAAAGAAATGCCAGAAAATGCCATTTTAGTTGGAATTGAACCTTCAGCAATCTTATCTTTCCGTGATGAATATCCGGATTTGTGTCGTGGCGAATGGAAAGAAAAAGCGAAAGCATTTTCAAGCAGAGCAATGCTGATTGAAGAATTTTTAGCTCAAGAGCTAGATGCTAATCGAATAACCTCAGCATCTTTCACAGAAAACACGGAGAGAGTTCGTATGCACGGACACTGTTTCCAAAAAGCATTGTCTTCATTAGTCCCTCTTAAAAAAATATTGATGCTGCCACAAAACTATACCGTACTTAATATCCCAAGTGGCTGTTGTGGTATGGCGGGGTCTTTTGGTTATGAAAAAGAGCATTATGATATTTCGATGAAAATTGGAGAATTGGTTTTATTCCCAACCATCCGCGCCGAAGAACAAGCGACCTTGATTTCTGCCTCAGGAACGAGTTGCAGACACCAAATTAGCGACGGAACAAGCCGAAAAGCATTTCACCCTGTTGAGATACTATTTAAGGCTTTAAAATAA
- a CDS encoding Lrp/AsnC family transcriptional regulator: MLYSKNNENTDYLDQEIIRRLSENGRIPFSELAKELKVSNSLVHLRVKKLQESGLIAGFSVKLNAKAYGFETITYTGITTKEARFSYSIAEQLKLIPEIVECHWVSGKYALFIKIVAANNEELRKIIYEQIHIIEGVGGTDSFISFGSAFEKNLPIQ; this comes from the coding sequence ATGTTATATTCAAAAAACAATGAAAATACTGATTATTTAGATCAGGAAATTATCAGAAGATTAAGTGAGAATGGAAGAATTCCTTTTTCGGAATTGGCGAAGGAATTGAAAGTGTCTAATTCGCTAGTGCATTTACGTGTAAAAAAATTACAGGAATCAGGATTGATAGCTGGTTTTTCTGTAAAGTTAAATGCTAAGGCTTATGGTTTTGAAACCATTACGTATACAGGAATCACTACCAAAGAAGCACGATTCTCTTATTCAATTGCTGAACAATTAAAATTGATTCCAGAAATAGTGGAATGTCATTGGGTTTCGGGCAAGTATGCTTTGTTTATTAAGATTGTTGCGGCGAACAACGAAGAGCTTCGCAAAATTATCTACGAACAGATACATATTATAGAAGGAGTAGGGGGAACGGATTCTTTTATTTCGTTTGGATCCGCTTTTGAGAAAAACTTGCCGATACAATAG
- the serA gene encoding phosphoglycerate dehydrogenase: MTENPETFIFDFDSTFIKVEALDVLCEVIYQDSAAGEQILKEIQRLTDLGMEGKLSLKESLTKRIQLLQANRDHIGTVIEELKKKVTASVIRNRTFFKQHSDNIYIISNGFKEIIIPIVSEYGIKPEHVLANTFKFDHDGKIIGFDEKDELCENQGKVKKIKSLALKGEAIMIGDGYTDYETLEGGAVSQFFAFTENVSRKIVVEKASQIAPSLDEILYELSYKASVSYPKNRIKVLLLENIHPDAVTIFEHEGYSVETMKGSLNEDELIEKIKGVSILGIRSKTHVTAKVLEHANKLHAVGTFCIGTNQVDLNACSMKGISVFNAPYSNTRSVVELALGQIIMLVRNTFEKSKMMHEGVWDKSATNSVEIRGKKLGLVGYGSIGSQLSIVAEALGMKVYFYDAVDRLALGNAKKCTSLKELLSLSDVISLHVDGRASNKNIIDAAAFEYMKPGVIFLNLSRGHVVDIPALVANLKSGKIHGAAVDVFPEEPKNNDEPFVSELIGMKNVILTPHIGGSTEEAQEDIGHYVANKIINYINTGTTYGSVNLPEIQLPELQSAHRIMHIHENVKGILAQINNILLEYDNNILGQYLKTNETLGYVITDIDNFHNTDLEKKLKEIPNTIRYRILY, translated from the coding sequence ATGACAGAAAATCCGGAAACATTTATATTCGATTTTGACAGTACTTTTATAAAAGTCGAAGCACTAGATGTGTTATGTGAAGTAATTTACCAAGACAGTGCAGCTGGAGAGCAAATTTTAAAAGAAATTCAAAGGTTAACTGACCTGGGGATGGAAGGAAAGCTTTCGCTAAAAGAATCTTTGACTAAAAGAATTCAGTTATTACAAGCCAATAGAGATCACATTGGAACTGTAATTGAAGAATTGAAAAAGAAAGTAACTGCCTCGGTAATTAGAAATAGAACTTTTTTCAAACAACACTCTGATAATATCTATATCATATCTAATGGTTTCAAAGAAATCATTATTCCGATCGTTTCCGAATACGGCATCAAGCCAGAACACGTTTTAGCTAATACTTTCAAATTTGATCATGATGGAAAAATCATTGGTTTTGATGAGAAAGACGAATTGTGTGAAAACCAAGGCAAAGTAAAGAAAATCAAATCATTAGCCCTAAAAGGCGAAGCGATAATGATTGGTGATGGTTATACTGATTATGAAACTCTTGAAGGTGGAGCGGTATCTCAATTTTTTGCTTTTACTGAAAACGTAAGCCGTAAAATTGTAGTAGAAAAAGCCAGCCAAATAGCACCTTCATTAGATGAAATTCTTTATGAACTGTCTTATAAAGCATCTGTGTCTTATCCAAAAAACAGAATTAAAGTTTTATTACTGGAAAACATTCATCCAGACGCTGTGACTATCTTCGAACATGAAGGGTATTCAGTAGAAACGATGAAAGGTTCTTTGAATGAGGATGAATTAATCGAAAAAATAAAAGGTGTTTCTATATTAGGAATCCGTTCTAAAACTCATGTTACGGCAAAAGTTTTGGAGCATGCTAATAAACTTCACGCTGTTGGAACATTTTGTATTGGAACCAACCAGGTAGATTTGAATGCGTGTAGTATGAAAGGAATTTCAGTTTTCAATGCTCCTTATAGTAATACCAGATCGGTTGTTGAATTGGCTTTGGGACAAATTATTATGTTAGTTCGTAATACTTTTGAAAAAAGCAAAATGATGCACGAAGGTGTTTGGGATAAATCAGCAACGAATAGTGTTGAAATCCGTGGTAAGAAATTAGGTTTGGTTGGATACGGAAGTATCGGATCACAACTTTCTATTGTTGCCGAAGCATTGGGAATGAAAGTATATTTCTATGATGCTGTAGATCGTTTGGCTCTTGGAAATGCTAAAAAATGTACATCTCTAAAAGAATTATTGTCACTTTCTGATGTGATTTCATTACACGTAGATGGACGCGCCAGCAACAAAAATATAATTGATGCCGCTGCTTTCGAATACATGAAACCAGGCGTTATCTTTTTAAATCTTTCCAGAGGTCATGTTGTTGACATTCCAGCATTGGTTGCCAACTTAAAAAGTGGTAAAATACACGGTGCTGCAGTTGACGTTTTCCCTGAAGAACCAAAAAACAATGACGAGCCTTTTGTTTCTGAATTAATTGGAATGAAAAATGTAATCTTAACTCCACACATCGGAGGAAGTACCGAAGAAGCTCAAGAAGACATCGGACATTATGTGGCTAACAAAATCATCAATTACATCAATACTGGAACAACTTACGGAAGTGTAAACCTTCCTGAAATTCAGCTTCCAGAACTTCAAAGTGCGCATAGAATCATGCACATTCATGAAAATGTAAAAGGAATTTTGGCTCAAATTAACAACATCCTTTTAGAATATGACAACAATATTTTGGGTCAATATCTAAAAACAAATGAAACGTTGGGTTATGTAATTACCGATATCGATAATTTCCATAACACCGATTTAGAGAAAAAATTAAAAGAGATTCCAAATACAATTCGATATAGAATTCTGTATTAA
- a CDS encoding DUF1338 domain-containing protein gives MDKNQLLSKLWEQYADITPSAKKIHTLLEQKGETIQNDHIAIRTFNDPRVSISVLEKPFLAVGYEARGEYVFESKKLFAQHYEHTTDATAPRIFISELELEKCSKGLQETVTKLLDDCDQNEFDKYDLVLNSTIWKSDSKAIYDTLLEESEYAGWMYVYGFRANHFTINVNALKNFEKLEELNDFLEESGWKLNASGGKIKGTPEQLLEQSSTLADLHTIQFEEGSFEIPSCYYEFALRYAMSNGELYQGFVASSADKIFESTDVKLQN, from the coding sequence ATGGACAAAAATCAACTACTTTCGAAACTATGGGAACAATATGCTGATATCACCCCATCTGCAAAAAAAATACATACTTTATTAGAACAAAAAGGCGAAACGATTCAAAATGATCATATTGCAATCCGTACTTTTAATGATCCACGCGTTAGCATTTCAGTATTAGAAAAACCATTCTTAGCCGTTGGTTATGAAGCTCGTGGAGAATATGTTTTTGAATCCAAAAAATTATTCGCTCAACATTATGAACATACTACTGATGCAACTGCGCCACGTATTTTTATTTCTGAATTGGAACTGGAAAAATGTTCAAAAGGGCTTCAAGAAACGGTAACAAAATTACTGGATGATTGTGACCAAAACGAATTCGATAAATACGATTTAGTGCTAAATAGTACCATTTGGAAATCCGATTCAAAAGCTATTTATGATACATTATTAGAAGAATCTGAATATGCAGGCTGGATGTATGTGTACGGGTTCCGTGCCAATCATTTTACCATCAACGTAAATGCTTTAAAAAACTTCGAAAAATTAGAAGAACTAAATGACTTTTTAGAAGAAAGCGGATGGAAACTGAACGCTTCAGGAGGAAAAATAAAAGGAACTCCAGAACAATTATTAGAACAATCTAGCACTTTAGCAGATTTACATACTATTCAATTTGAAGAAGGATCATTCGAAATTCCATCTTGCTATTACGAATTTGCTTTGCGTTATGCAATGTCAAATGGAGAATTATACCAAGGATTTGTAGCTTCATCAGCGGATAAAATTTTTGAAAGTACAGATGTAAAACTTCAAAATTAA
- a CDS encoding tetratricopeptide repeat protein yields the protein MKNIIFAFFLLISIKSTAQLTFDKSILDCEDKWVAFPQESNGSYKYGFIYADSQAGLVFDYGGSFKIDATGKIRANPKEEGSTMKVPLYPNKILIALIPEANFEQLKISKVPDWLSNYKMKEGSIERLYTWGSIYNTWGEYKKGLELLEGASKINNEYKGLDGQLAYSYNRLNQYKKAIEILKKALVLNPTDAIITKEYIYALAKSQQLDAAIAFYRNSLKVCPDTTYVPENAYYILEGYFYKYNRVNFDKWLVETEVVMSSNEQIKKIIGEMKIEITKNRL from the coding sequence ATGAAAAACATTATTTTCGCCTTCTTTTTACTTATTAGCATTAAATCAACTGCGCAGTTAACATTTGACAAATCAATACTCGATTGTGAAGATAAATGGGTTGCATTTCCACAGGAAAGTAATGGATCATATAAGTATGGTTTCATTTATGCCGATTCGCAAGCAGGTCTTGTATTTGATTATGGTGGTAGTTTTAAAATTGACGCTACCGGAAAGATAAGAGCCAATCCCAAAGAAGAAGGATCTACGATGAAAGTTCCCTTATATCCGAATAAAATCCTAATTGCTCTTATACCTGAAGCCAATTTCGAGCAATTAAAAATAAGCAAAGTTCCTGATTGGCTTAGCAATTATAAAATGAAAGAAGGTTCTATTGAACGATTGTACACTTGGGGTTCTATCTATAATACTTGGGGTGAATATAAAAAAGGATTGGAGTTATTAGAAGGCGCCTCTAAAATTAATAACGAATATAAAGGACTAGATGGACAATTAGCCTACTCATACAATCGTTTGAATCAATATAAAAAAGCTATTGAAATATTAAAAAAAGCACTAGTCCTAAATCCTACAGATGCCATCATTACTAAAGAATATATTTATGCATTGGCAAAAAGTCAACAGTTAGATGCGGCTATCGCTTTCTACAGAAATTCTTTGAAAGTTTGTCCCGATACAACCTATGTTCCAGAAAATGCTTATTATATTTTAGAAGGTTATTTTTATAAGTATAACCGAGTAAACTTCGATAAATGGTTAGTCGAAACGGAAGTTGTAATGTCTTCGAATGAGCAAATAAAAAAAATAATTGGAGAAATGAAAATCGAAATCACAAAGAATAGGCTGTAG
- a CDS encoding helix-turn-helix domain-containing protein — translation MEKYSLEYLQNLIENQIEESLHLDYKASGSFGKQNDKTSEISKDVSAMANADGGILIYGIIEDENNKHLPKEIQPIKRKEYPKEWLEQIINDKIQPRINGIEIFSISIENEYVIYIVEIPKSDTAHQAADKKYYKRFNFLSTAMHDYEIRDIFNRAKNPQIHLEFKYLHQTNELIVVAYNTGKVYAKYLNVKLRLPKKIVVSRNDNFRIINNDIVEIFMNNTVRDLLNNYSQIAMYGQPRYEPTLPQTNLELARIRLHNYPFDYENMMEWDIFCDNANSIKSSIRLSDLLK, via the coding sequence ATGGAGAAATATAGTTTGGAGTACTTACAAAATTTGATAGAAAATCAAATCGAGGAAAGTTTACATCTTGATTACAAAGCTTCGGGATCATTTGGTAAACAAAATGATAAAACATCCGAAATCTCTAAAGATGTCAGCGCAATGGCAAACGCAGATGGCGGTATTTTGATTTATGGAATCATAGAAGATGAAAATAATAAACATTTGCCAAAAGAGATACAACCTATAAAAAGAAAAGAATATCCAAAAGAATGGCTAGAGCAAATTATTAACGATAAAATTCAGCCTAGAATAAACGGCATAGAAATTTTTTCAATATCAATTGAAAATGAATATGTTATTTACATTGTTGAAATTCCCAAAAGTGATACTGCACATCAAGCTGCTGACAAAAAATACTATAAGAGATTCAACTTTCTTTCAACGGCGATGCACGATTATGAAATACGCGATATCTTTAATAGAGCAAAAAATCCACAAATTCATCTTGAATTCAAATATTTACATCAAACTAATGAATTAATTGTTGTTGCTTATAATACAGGAAAAGTTTATGCCAAATATTTAAATGTAAAACTCAGATTACCTAAAAAAATCGTTGTTAGTCGAAATGATAATTTTAGAATTATAAACAACGACATTGTCGAAATATTTATGAATAATACTGTTCGTGACTTACTAAATAATTATTCTCAAATAGCAATGTATGGTCAGCCAAGATATGAACCTACACTACCACAAACAAATCTAGAATTAGCTCGCATTCGTCTTCATAATTATCCTTTTGATTATGAAAATATGATGGAATGGGATATCTTCTGTGATAATGCAAATTCAATAAAAAGTTCAATTAGATTATCTGATTTATTGAAATAA